One part of the Bdellovibrio sp. KM01 genome encodes these proteins:
- a CDS encoding TIGR02147 family protein: protein MKTPDIFEFLNVHHFLEQIYVYRKSIESGFSYQRWADEMGIKDRSYLRQIVTGTRSVNSEMSEKLESNIRFTDLELQYFRALIEYSTADSKSQRDELGKKLVSLIKQKESV, encoded by the coding sequence ATGAAGACACCTGATATTTTTGAATTTCTAAATGTGCACCACTTTCTGGAGCAGATTTACGTTTACCGTAAGTCCATCGAAAGTGGTTTTTCGTATCAGCGTTGGGCTGACGAGATGGGCATTAAAGATCGTTCTTATCTTCGTCAAATCGTAACTGGCACACGAAGTGTTAACTCTGAGATGAGCGAGAAACTCGAGTCCAACATCAGGTTCACGGATTTAGAGCTCCAATACTTCAGGGCATTGATTGAATACTCAACCGCTGATAGTAAGAGTCAACGGGATGAGTTAGGAAAAAAATTGGTAAGTTTAATTAAACAAAAAGAGTCCGTTTAA
- a CDS encoding TetR/AcrR family transcriptional regulator, with protein MKSLQFDLKKALFNKRLGVSEHRQFQILETALELIQKEGFEQLQFGDLAKKCKVSRSLVHHYFKDKMELANRLLDLSTLHLQHEVQSALSREKKTERHFEVYCKATLDWAAEHSLEATGLLLFINLSSHNIEMRQRNDELSALGRQRIKLLLTQAGMAGPSLDSNAQVIQVLLTGCYLVLLSENHNAKESLQLRKDCLKTCLSIGVSK; from the coding sequence ATGAAGAGTTTGCAGTTTGACCTTAAGAAAGCATTATTCAATAAGCGCCTGGGTGTTTCTGAGCACCGGCAGTTTCAAATTTTGGAAACGGCGCTTGAGCTTATTCAGAAAGAGGGCTTTGAGCAGTTGCAGTTCGGAGATCTCGCTAAGAAGTGCAAGGTTTCCCGCAGTCTTGTTCATCACTATTTCAAAGACAAGATGGAGTTGGCAAACAGACTTTTGGATTTAAGTACTCTGCATTTGCAGCATGAAGTGCAAAGTGCACTTTCTCGAGAGAAAAAGACCGAAAGACATTTCGAAGTCTACTGTAAGGCTACTTTGGATTGGGCAGCGGAGCATTCTTTGGAGGCGACGGGGCTTTTGCTCTTTATTAATTTGTCTTCCCATAACATAGAGATGCGCCAAAGAAATGACGAACTGAGCGCGCTCGGGCGGCAACGAATCAAGCTTTTGCTGACTCAAGCGGGGATGGCGGGACCAAGCCTGGATTCAAATGCACAAGTTATCCAGGTGCTGCTGACGGGATGTTATCTGGTTCTGCTTTCAGAGAATCACAATGCCAAAGAGTCGCTGCAGCTTCGAAAAGATTGCTTGAAAACCTGTCTTTCAATTGGTGTCTCAAAATGA
- a CDS encoding Crp/Fnr family transcriptional regulator, giving the protein MKHSSKQCQNCFLLNRKLKLKDTTATALLRAKSIHQVNSASCVISQGCLPMSMFCVAEGKINTIERDLEGREHLVSSFTANHLFPLTSTVSDEPTRLEYVAEGKSRLCSFPLKTVRELVSTDSNLALLLLQSACQRGLDTYERVVILQSKSAVEKVLRTLEHFKDEDGFCRLTRKEISLWTNLTVETVIRTLTSLEKKNRVRKCSQGVQITPT; this is encoded by the coding sequence ATGAAGCACTCTTCGAAGCAATGCCAAAACTGTTTTCTTTTAAATCGTAAGCTAAAGCTTAAAGACACAACTGCAACTGCCCTGCTTAGAGCCAAATCCATTCATCAGGTTAATTCTGCAAGCTGCGTGATCAGTCAAGGCTGTTTGCCGATGAGTATGTTTTGCGTCGCCGAAGGGAAAATTAACACGATCGAAAGAGATCTCGAAGGCCGGGAACATTTAGTTTCCAGCTTCACCGCCAACCACCTGTTTCCACTGACCAGCACCGTCTCAGATGAGCCGACGAGGCTTGAATACGTAGCCGAGGGAAAATCTCGCCTGTGCAGCTTCCCGCTTAAAACTGTGCGGGAACTTGTTTCGACAGATTCAAACCTTGCTTTGCTGCTTTTACAAAGTGCCTGCCAGCGTGGCCTCGATACCTATGAGCGTGTCGTGATCTTGCAATCGAAAAGTGCTGTAGAAAAGGTTTTAAGAACCTTGGAACATTTTAAGGACGAGGACGGCTTCTGCCGCCTGACTCGCAAAGAAATTTCCTTGTGGACGAATTTGACTGTGGAAACGGTGATCCGCACGCTGACTTCTTTAGAAAAAAAGAATCGCGTGCGTAAATGCTCCCAAGGTGTTCAGATAACGCCGACTTAA
- a CDS encoding methyl-accepting chemotaxis protein: MKWFSGRGLKFKFICSVIVSCMICAMCALATGLYFNGVQFRSSLVDKARTIHSRLNAASRYVANQGGLQPMIERYTKLYTDSSQLTEEDRKIILQQVPIYAGMAIGASESEKEHYRFRVFSDEPRDKKNTATPVEMEIFKKFEQDKNLQEFIINTENEVSVYRPVRLKESFGCLTCHGHPSTSPWKNGKDILGYPMEDWKDGKLHGVFAVHSNVKEAKAAEISKGDSSPTTFMAIFVFLGSLVSLVIAAFFVKGALGQLQDVSKVLKESGEHVEKAAQQIAESSSSLSKASTVQASSLEETVATMEEMSSMVKHNSESAKEAAALALSATKVASLGGKQIQELVHSMTQISADSKKVVEITAVIDDIAFQTNLLALNAAVEAARAGEQGKGFAVVADAVRGLAQRSGEAAKGIAALINESAARIETGEAQAQKGGAVFEEILEAVNRMAELNGNISESSEEQSRGITQIGQAMNQLDQTTQQNAAVSEETAASAEELSSQSTKLKSSVDILEGVVFGVK, from the coding sequence GTGAAGTGGTTTAGTGGGCGCGGATTGAAATTCAAATTCATTTGCTCGGTGATTGTGTCTTGTATGATTTGCGCGATGTGCGCTCTGGCTACAGGATTGTATTTCAATGGTGTTCAGTTTCGTTCCAGTCTCGTGGATAAAGCGCGAACTATCCACTCCCGGTTGAATGCGGCTTCCAGGTACGTTGCCAACCAGGGCGGCTTACAGCCGATGATTGAGCGCTATACCAAACTCTATACAGATTCTTCGCAACTGACTGAGGAGGATCGTAAGATCATTTTGCAGCAAGTTCCGATATACGCGGGAATGGCCATAGGTGCTTCCGAATCAGAAAAAGAACACTATCGCTTCCGCGTGTTCTCTGATGAGCCGCGCGATAAGAAAAATACTGCAACCCCGGTGGAGATGGAAATCTTTAAAAAATTCGAGCAGGATAAAAACCTCCAAGAATTTATTATCAACACCGAAAATGAAGTCAGCGTGTATCGTCCTGTACGATTAAAAGAGTCTTTTGGCTGTCTGACTTGTCACGGTCACCCCTCCACCAGTCCCTGGAAAAATGGCAAAGATATTTTGGGCTATCCGATGGAAGACTGGAAGGACGGCAAGCTTCATGGCGTGTTTGCAGTTCATAGTAACGTGAAAGAAGCCAAAGCGGCGGAAATCAGTAAAGGTGATAGTTCCCCAACGACATTTATGGCGATATTCGTGTTCTTGGGAAGTTTGGTGTCTTTGGTGATCGCGGCGTTCTTTGTAAAGGGAGCGCTGGGGCAGTTGCAGGATGTTTCAAAAGTTTTAAAAGAATCAGGTGAACATGTAGAGAAAGCTGCGCAACAGATAGCTGAATCTTCGAGCTCCCTTTCCAAGGCCTCCACGGTGCAAGCTTCCTCATTAGAGGAAACAGTGGCGACTATGGAAGAGATGTCTTCGATGGTAAAACATAACTCTGAAAGTGCGAAAGAAGCTGCGGCGTTGGCATTGTCGGCAACGAAGGTGGCAAGCCTTGGGGGCAAGCAGATTCAAGAACTCGTTCATTCTATGACCCAGATTTCGGCAGACTCTAAAAAAGTTGTCGAGATCACCGCAGTGATTGATGACATCGCTTTTCAAACAAATCTCTTGGCTTTGAATGCGGCGGTAGAGGCCGCGCGCGCGGGTGAGCAGGGGAAAGGCTTTGCCGTGGTGGCTGATGCTGTTCGCGGCCTTGCTCAGCGCAGTGGCGAAGCGGCTAAAGGTATCGCTGCTTTGATCAATGAAAGTGCGGCACGCATTGAAACCGGTGAAGCCCAAGCCCAAAAAGGTGGCGCTGTGTTTGAGGAAATTTTAGAGGCTGTCAATCGCATGGCAGAGCTGAATGGAAATATCTCTGAATCAAGTGAAGAGCAAAGTCGAGGCATTACCCAAATTGGGCAGGCGATGAATCAATTGGATCAAACCACTCAACAAAACGCCGCAGTCTCTGAAGAAACAGCTGCTTCGGCCGAGGAACTCTCCTCGCAGTCCACCAAGCTGAAATCGTCGGTGGATATCTTAGAAGGCGTGGTGTTCGGGGTAAAATAG
- a CDS encoding GyrI-like domain-containing protein, with protein MRYILVFVVVTVISFGVYLATYLGAFKGVQISEVQQGPFKTIYIEHVGPYHKVNKVIERVEKFMKEKGVTCQRTFGEYLDDPRQVEEARLRSKVGCIIEAMPAGAPEEMKEGEIPAHAYVQAVFTGSPGIGPLKVYPRVEAYLLDKKLEQTGAAVEIYEIHSISEKAAMTTTYLFPVKAK; from the coding sequence ATGAGATATATTTTAGTTTTCGTCGTGGTGACGGTTATTTCTTTCGGTGTTTATCTAGCGACTTATTTGGGCGCATTCAAAGGCGTGCAAATTTCCGAAGTACAACAAGGCCCGTTTAAAACGATTTACATTGAACACGTAGGCCCTTACCACAAAGTGAACAAGGTTATCGAACGCGTTGAAAAATTCATGAAGGAAAAGGGCGTAACTTGCCAACGCACTTTTGGTGAATACCTTGATGATCCTCGCCAAGTTGAAGAAGCCCGTCTGCGTTCTAAAGTAGGTTGCATTATCGAAGCGATGCCCGCAGGAGCGCCAGAAGAAATGAAAGAGGGCGAGATCCCGGCTCATGCCTATGTACAAGCGGTCTTTACTGGCTCACCAGGTATCGGACCTTTGAAAGTATATCCGCGTGTTGAAGCTTATCTTTTAGATAAGAAACTGGAACAAACAGGCGCTGCGGTGGAAATTTACGAGATCCACTCGATCTCAGAAAAAGCCGCCATGACGACGACATACTTGTTCCCAGTAAAAGCCAAATAA
- a CDS encoding thioredoxin family protein — protein MATTFTPFPDLGNAVPEFKLPAVDGKTYSLKDFSNGKPLVVMFICAHCPYVQAVEERLIALGTDLKKDGVNVVGICSNDPKDHPEDSFDALAKRWKEKNYSFTYLVDESQDVAKAFGAVCTPDFFVYDGGLKLAYRGRLDNSWKDASKVTQRELYDAVQTLLKNQKVTEEQTASMGCSIKWK, from the coding sequence ATGGCTACTACGTTTACTCCGTTTCCTGATTTGGGGAATGCTGTGCCGGAGTTTAAGCTTCCGGCTGTTGATGGCAAAACTTATTCATTGAAAGATTTTTCCAATGGCAAACCATTGGTAGTGATGTTTATTTGTGCTCACTGCCCGTATGTTCAAGCTGTTGAAGAACGCCTAATTGCGCTTGGGACTGATCTTAAAAAAGACGGCGTGAATGTCGTAGGAATTTGCTCGAATGATCCTAAAGATCACCCTGAAGATTCTTTCGATGCGTTGGCAAAACGCTGGAAAGAGAAGAACTACTCGTTCACATATCTGGTAGATGAATCACAGGACGTGGCGAAGGCTTTCGGCGCCGTTTGTACGCCTGATTTCTTTGTCTATGACGGTGGCCTGAAACTTGCGTACCGCGGTCGCCTGGATAATTCTTGGAAGGATGCCAGCAAAGTCACTCAGCGCGAGTTGTATGATGCTGTCCAAACACTGTTAAAAAATCAAAAAGTTACTGAAGAACAAACAGCCTCTATGGGCTGCTCTATTAAATGGAAGTAA
- a CDS encoding biotin synthetase has product MTNENPMSEIRIGDVTAKWARNNHLHVEYKHQQESTNLTAKELAFEEDLLEQQLCLFVTDHQTAGRGRGKNTWTDSTEGSSLLSSWSYLLPMMPQPTASCLVGLAVYRACSATWPFLKWNLKAPNDIYIGDKKVAGILLENVAQADEVRFIIGLGVNITSSPKSVETSTSILESLPEGAPLLGEDYTAFLDRLMFELTDAASHCDQPLSPTEQLSLLTALNLHPLLKEKYTAMEADGSLYQGKKKISWADL; this is encoded by the coding sequence ATGACAAACGAAAATCCCATGAGTGAAATTCGCATCGGTGATGTGACCGCCAAGTGGGCTCGCAACAACCACCTGCATGTTGAATACAAACATCAGCAAGAAAGCACGAACCTGACTGCCAAAGAATTGGCATTCGAAGAAGACTTATTGGAACAACAGCTTTGTCTGTTCGTGACGGATCACCAGACAGCGGGCCGCGGTCGTGGTAAAAACACGTGGACTGATTCCACCGAGGGCTCTTCCCTTTTAAGTTCTTGGTCTTACCTTTTGCCGATGATGCCGCAACCGACAGCTTCCTGCTTGGTCGGCTTAGCCGTGTATCGTGCCTGCTCCGCAACTTGGCCGTTTTTAAAATGGAATCTAAAAGCACCGAATGACATTTACATCGGTGACAAAAAAGTGGCGGGCATTCTTTTAGAAAATGTCGCACAAGCTGATGAAGTTCGCTTCATCATCGGTTTGGGTGTCAATATCACGTCATCTCCCAAGTCTGTCGAAACTTCGACAAGCATTTTGGAATCTTTGCCCGAAGGTGCACCTTTGCTGGGTGAAGACTACACAGCGTTCTTAGATCGCTTGATGTTTGAATTAACAGATGCAGCTTCACACTGTGACCAACCTTTAAGCCCTACGGAGCAGTTGTCTTTGTTAACCGCTTTGAACCTGCATCCTTTGCTAAAGGAAAAGTACACAGCGATGGAAGCCGATGGCAGCCTTTACCAAGGCAAGAAAAAGATCAGCTGGGCTGATCTTTAG
- the nadC gene encoding carboxylating nicotinate-nucleotide diphosphorylase, whose amino-acid sequence MTLVELIRAAIKEDMPNGDVTTESLALTPKIGRARLKAKEDLVLSGAAPFEQTMQTLEPNCRVKWHFEEGDEILNGQIICTIEGDLVQILKAERVALNFLGHLSGIATVTRRFVKQVQHTKTKILDTRKTTPGYRELEKKAVLHGGGVNHRMNLSTAILIKDNHISVMGGITAAVNRTREHSNLPMEVETRTLAEVKEAVGLNVKHLLLDNMDNDMLKQALALVPEGVYTEASGNMNLARVRSVAELGVSFISVGALTHSAPVADVSLIFAWEE is encoded by the coding sequence ATGACATTGGTTGAATTAATCCGCGCCGCTATCAAAGAAGACATGCCCAATGGCGATGTCACAACAGAATCACTCGCACTCACTCCAAAAATAGGCCGAGCTCGTTTGAAAGCGAAAGAAGACCTGGTGCTTTCTGGCGCGGCTCCTTTCGAGCAAACGATGCAAACTCTTGAGCCTAACTGCCGCGTGAAATGGCATTTCGAAGAAGGCGATGAAATCCTAAACGGTCAAATCATCTGCACAATCGAAGGCGACCTCGTTCAAATCTTGAAAGCCGAGCGTGTGGCTTTGAATTTCTTGGGCCACTTGTCAGGTATCGCGACGGTCACTCGCCGCTTTGTAAAACAGGTTCAGCATACAAAAACTAAAATCCTGGACACTCGCAAAACCACTCCTGGTTACCGCGAGCTTGAGAAAAAAGCCGTGCTTCATGGTGGTGGCGTCAATCACCGCATGAACTTAAGCACCGCGATTCTTATCAAAGACAATCATATCTCTGTTATGGGTGGAATCACGGCTGCCGTGAACCGCACACGTGAGCACAGCAATCTGCCGATGGAAGTGGAAACTCGCACATTGGCAGAAGTGAAAGAAGCCGTGGGTTTGAATGTGAAGCACTTGCTTTTGGACAACATGGATAACGACATGCTGAAGCAAGCTTTGGCATTGGTTCCAGAGGGCGTTTACACGGAAGCCAGCGGCAACATGAATTTGGCGCGCGTTCGTTCCGTAGCAGAGCTCGGCGTAAGCTTTATCTCTGTCGGCGCATTGACACATTCAGCTCCCGTGGCTGACGTTTCATTGATCTTTGCCTGGGAGGAATAA
- a CDS encoding PleD family two-component system response regulator, with protein MALRVLLADESSTIKKVMQLALSDFAVEVKAVPVGLDVLPVTKSFKPDIIFADVLLTKRNGYEVSQELKNDPETANIPVVLMWSGFMEIDEGKVSESKADDRLEKPFDAEHLRGLVNKLVKKTSENPVSQYLTFPEMPEFEEMPAESGMQMPAEKSELSLDAIPEISEDEALSLDIPDEEFAAVPLTTPKSEEELDENGWAHQDLTKFKLNIPQAESDDFASKFVIPQDEDLSNAHIEVSGNFEEISFDENGPDLTGKPTTVAAKAPPQALPEDSFLGKVEKSVKDQMMETLNKGPSANKAQPAAAGAKTSPTNAQGKTQSKVDLSSEMMEKIVREEAREVIESVCWKLLPEIAERIVREELNKLMRETEKSI; from the coding sequence ATGGCTTTACGCGTCTTACTTGCAGATGAGAGTTCCACAATCAAAAAGGTAATGCAACTGGCATTGTCCGACTTCGCGGTCGAAGTAAAAGCAGTCCCTGTGGGTCTTGACGTTTTACCTGTCACGAAAAGCTTTAAACCAGATATTATTTTTGCAGACGTACTTTTGACAAAAAGAAACGGCTACGAAGTCAGCCAGGAACTTAAAAACGATCCTGAAACAGCAAACATTCCTGTCGTATTGATGTGGAGTGGCTTCATGGAAATCGATGAAGGTAAAGTCTCTGAATCCAAAGCTGATGACCGCTTGGAAAAGCCATTCGATGCAGAGCACCTGCGCGGCTTGGTGAACAAACTCGTTAAAAAAACATCTGAAAATCCCGTTAGCCAATACCTGACATTCCCAGAAATGCCTGAATTTGAAGAAATGCCGGCAGAAAGCGGAATGCAGATGCCTGCCGAAAAATCTGAGTTAAGTTTAGATGCGATTCCAGAGATCAGCGAAGACGAAGCTTTGAGCTTGGATATCCCTGATGAAGAATTCGCTGCCGTACCTTTGACCACGCCTAAGAGCGAAGAAGAATTGGACGAGAACGGCTGGGCTCATCAGGATTTAACAAAATTTAAACTGAACATCCCTCAAGCCGAATCAGACGATTTTGCATCTAAATTTGTAATTCCTCAGGACGAGGATCTTTCAAACGCGCACATCGAAGTTTCTGGAAACTTTGAAGAGATCAGTTTTGATGAAAACGGTCCCGATTTGACGGGCAAACCGACAACTGTGGCAGCGAAGGCTCCCCCACAAGCTTTACCCGAGGATTCTTTCTTAGGAAAAGTCGAAAAATCTGTAAAAGATCAAATGATGGAGACCTTAAACAAAGGTCCTTCTGCCAATAAAGCGCAACCGGCTGCTGCAGGGGCAAAAACATCACCGACTAATGCTCAGGGTAAAACCCAATCCAAGGTGGACTTGTCCAGCGAAATGATGGAAAAGATTGTTCGTGAGGAAGCTCGCGAAGTGATTGAATCCGTTTGCTGGAAACTCCTTCCCGAGATCGCAGAACGTATCGTTCGCGAAGAGTTGAATAAGCTCATGCGCGAAACCGAGAAATCTATCTAG
- the lptG gene encoding LPS export ABC transporter permease LptG, which yields MNRIDRYTSWLFFGYFMGGLLIFLTLFTAVDAMSTISEYKGVSTTTIFTYYLYSFPDIISKLLPVACLLGTILTLTNLNKNNELVALFSSGMSLLRIATPVLFWVTLISLGGYFMTDRLVPRANTQKNYILYYELKKEPHRFSTVKTNKIWYRTKDAIFNIKTLSAKGDRAQGLTMYFFSDAWDLIQMITAHDVEIKGSQWLLNTGTVTLFTKDSSFPLTTDFKTKSIVMAEDSKDLQSAGQTAEMMSQGELKHFIMKNKDAGLDTIAYEVGYQSKFSFAFAGLVMSLLGLPFSVGRGRSGGTMINLGICLGLVFAYYVMYSSGITLGQHGSIPPVAAAWAPNILMTGLALVLLKRLKR from the coding sequence ATGAACAGAATTGATCGATACACATCTTGGCTTTTCTTCGGCTACTTCATGGGTGGCCTTTTGATTTTCCTGACGTTGTTCACTGCTGTCGATGCGATGTCGACGATTTCTGAATACAAAGGTGTCAGCACTACGACGATTTTCACTTACTATCTTTACTCATTTCCTGACATTATTTCGAAACTTCTTCCGGTCGCTTGTTTATTGGGCACAATCCTGACTCTGACGAACTTAAACAAGAATAATGAACTCGTTGCGTTATTTTCATCAGGGATGAGTCTTCTGCGTATCGCGACTCCGGTTTTGTTCTGGGTGACCCTGATATCTTTGGGCGGTTATTTTATGACCGATCGCCTGGTTCCTCGTGCGAACACTCAAAAGAACTACATCTTATACTATGAACTTAAAAAAGAGCCGCATCGCTTTTCGACGGTGAAAACCAATAAGATTTGGTACCGCACGAAAGACGCGATTTTCAATATCAAAACGTTGAGTGCCAAGGGTGATCGCGCTCAAGGTTTGACGATGTATTTCTTTAGCGATGCGTGGGATTTGATTCAAATGATCACCGCTCACGATGTTGAAATTAAAGGCAGTCAGTGGCTCTTAAATACCGGAACGGTGACCTTGTTTACCAAGGATTCCAGCTTCCCTTTGACCACGGATTTTAAAACAAAAAGTATCGTGATGGCCGAAGATTCCAAGGATCTGCAAAGTGCGGGTCAAACTGCGGAAATGATGTCCCAAGGCGAGCTTAAGCACTTCATCATGAAGAATAAAGATGCCGGTTTGGATACTATTGCCTACGAGGTGGGTTATCAGTCTAAATTCAGTTTCGCCTTTGCGGGGCTTGTCATGAGTCTTTTAGGACTGCCATTTAGTGTGGGGAGAGGCCGTTCGGGCGGGACTATGATCAATCTGGGTATCTGTCTGGGGCTGGTTTTCGCCTATTATGTGATGTATTCGTCAGGAATCACTCTGGGGCAGCACGGGTCAATACCTCCGGTGGCAGCCGCTTGGGCCCCGAATATCTTAATGACCGGATTGGCCTTGGTCCTTCTCAAAAGGCTGAAACGCTGA
- the def gene encoding peptide deformylase produces MIMKILTFPDPRLREVADPVSLSEFGTPELKKLQEDMIETMYDAHGIGLAAPQVGELRRMIVIDTRPKDEKGRRYKDQEMTDLEKQVEQPLVLINPTIVKGEGKTTFDEGCLSVPGYYETVERYDYIEMKAFDVNGKEFIVKTDGLLAICMQHELDHLEGTLFIDHLSFVKSNKIKKQIQKHGYPTKEELERARSKQVEGEERE; encoded by the coding sequence ATGATCATGAAAATCCTCACTTTCCCTGACCCAAGATTGCGCGAGGTCGCAGACCCTGTATCGCTATCTGAGTTCGGCACACCTGAGCTTAAAAAGCTTCAAGAGGACATGATCGAAACTATGTACGATGCTCACGGTATCGGACTGGCTGCCCCACAAGTGGGCGAGCTTCGCCGCATGATCGTCATCGACACTCGCCCTAAAGACGAAAAGGGCCGCCGTTATAAAGATCAAGAAATGACTGATTTGGAAAAACAAGTTGAGCAACCTTTGGTGTTGATCAACCCAACTATCGTCAAAGGCGAAGGTAAAACGACCTTTGACGAAGGTTGCCTGTCTGTTCCAGGTTATTATGAAACCGTTGAACGTTACGATTACATCGAAATGAAAGCTTTCGACGTGAACGGCAAAGAGTTCATTGTAAAAACTGACGGTTTGCTGGCGATCTGCATGCAACATGAATTGGATCACCTTGAAGGCACATTGTTCATCGATCACTTGAGCTTTGTAAAATCCAACAAGATCAAAAAACAAATTCAAAAGCACGGCTATCCAACTAAAGAAGAATTGGAAAGAGCTCGTTCAAAACAAGTTGAAGGCGAAGAGCGTGAGTAA
- the fmt gene encoding methionyl-tRNA formyltransferase → MSKVRICFLGTPEFAVTSLKALLADEHFEVVGVVTQPDRPAGRKMQLTPSPVKVLATEHGLKVLTPESLKKDPEAVAEIRSWGAEVGVVVAFGQILTQDFMDSFRFGCVNVHGSILPRWRGAAPIQRAIEAGDEESGVALQKMVKKLDAGDIIGIRRVKITPEMHALQLHDVLADLGADLLRVELMDYVRGNLAPVPQDESLVTIAPKIDKAESLVDWSKSAKSIDGKVRGFVYGPGTYTLLDGKKLKLHVVRPLPYTGSAAAGTVIAVDADSFTVATGDGALKMLEVQPESRNRMKVSDFLKGHSLKPGDHIG, encoded by the coding sequence GTGAGTAAGGTCCGCATCTGCTTCCTGGGGACACCAGAATTTGCTGTCACATCATTGAAGGCCTTGCTTGCAGATGAACATTTTGAAGTTGTCGGAGTCGTGACTCAGCCGGATCGTCCTGCGGGTCGCAAAATGCAACTTACTCCAAGCCCGGTGAAAGTTTTGGCGACAGAACACGGTCTTAAAGTTCTAACCCCTGAATCCCTTAAAAAAGATCCTGAAGCCGTCGCAGAAATTCGCTCTTGGGGAGCGGAAGTCGGCGTTGTCGTGGCTTTTGGTCAAATCCTGACTCAAGACTTTATGGATTCATTCCGCTTTGGCTGCGTGAATGTGCATGGTTCGATTTTGCCACGTTGGCGAGGAGCTGCTCCAATTCAACGTGCGATTGAAGCGGGTGATGAAGAATCCGGCGTGGCTTTGCAGAAAATGGTTAAGAAATTAGACGCGGGCGATATCATTGGTATCCGTCGCGTAAAGATCACCCCCGAGATGCATGCTTTGCAGTTGCACGATGTGCTGGCTGATTTGGGTGCGGATTTATTGCGAGTCGAGTTGATGGATTATGTGCGCGGGAATCTCGCGCCGGTTCCTCAAGATGAATCTTTGGTGACGATTGCTCCTAAGATCGACAAGGCCGAGTCTTTGGTTGATTGGAGTAAGTCAGCGAAGTCCATCGACGGAAAAGTTCGTGGCTTTGTTTACGGGCCGGGGACTTATACTTTGCTGGATGGTAAAAAATTGAAACTGCATGTTGTGCGTCCTTTGCCTTATACGGGGAGTGCGGCGGCAGGGACAGTGATCGCGGTTGACGCGGATTCGTTCACTGTCGCAACGGGTGATGGAGCTTTGAAAATGCTTGAAGTTCAGCCTGAATCCCGCAATCGTATGAAGGTGTCTGATTTTTTAAAAGGACACTCGTTAAAACCAGGAGATCACATTGGCTAA
- the rpe gene encoding ribulose-phosphate 3-epimerase, which yields MVAPSILSADFANLEKEVKAIAAAGADWAHVDVMDGHFVPNLTIGIPVVKALKKVSPIPLDVHLMITEPEKYVADFIKAGADYLTIHVEATKDPASVLRQITALGAKAGITLRPGTSIDTVIPLLNLCDLVLVMTVEPGFGGQSFMHEQIAKISRLRQEISKQNLNCLIEVDGGINAETAKLCHEADVFVAGSYVFSKDYAQAIASLR from the coding sequence ATGGTTGCCCCTTCAATTTTGTCAGCGGACTTTGCAAACCTTGAAAAAGAGGTGAAAGCAATCGCCGCTGCCGGAGCTGACTGGGCCCATGTTGATGTGATGGACGGGCACTTCGTTCCGAATCTAACAATCGGTATCCCGGTTGTGAAAGCGCTTAAAAAAGTTTCGCCAATTCCTTTAGACGTTCACTTGATGATCACTGAGCCCGAAAAATATGTGGCTGATTTTATCAAAGCGGGCGCTGATTATTTGACGATCCACGTGGAAGCAACCAAAGATCCAGCATCAGTTCTTCGTCAAATCACAGCATTGGGTGCAAAGGCGGGGATCACTCTGCGTCCGGGAACTTCGATTGATACAGTTATTCCTTTATTGAACCTGTGTGATTTGGTTTTGGTGATGACGGTGGAGCCTGGATTCGGTGGACAGTCATTCATGCACGAACAGATCGCTAAGATCTCTCGCCTGCGCCAAGAAATTTCCAAACAAAACTTGAACTGCCTGATCGAAGTCGACGGCGGTATCAACGCTGAAACAGCAAAACTTTGCCATGAAGCGGATGTGTTTGTTGCTGGCAGCTATGTCTTCAGTAAAGACTACGCGCAAGCCATCGCCTCCCTCAGGTAA